A single region of the Theileria annulata chromosome 4, complete sequence, *** SEQUENCING IN PROGRESS *** genome encodes:
- a CDS encoding RAN binding protein 1, putative (Tap349h10.p1c.C.cand.176 - score = 37.20) yields the protein MAETLDSVVNSVTGTAEKMKKDMVDTFKSALEKSDKATENLAEKVKETFTLVSDKTKNFSENFTFDVSQSARKVADSVTESFDKMPEKVIDTFNYVSDGAQDFFDKMKLNVNELLDTSGTVTGTTGANSTNLTKGTSTGVGGTKVTSNQTSTTGTMGSTTTVGPSTVTEDTAKGATTTTNTNTTGTVDMKNETSKETEYVEEEEVVEGDWKAPKVEVKEIKVETGEEDEDVFWSQRSKLYRWSTDTDGSGVWKERGLGESKLLRHRETGKIRFLLRQEKTFKVVANHYVWQTNNMCKLTPNVGSDKIWVWTAQNTLEDGNKVEQLALKFPNVEQAQLFKNKFDEAAELNSKLFN from the exons atgGCAGAAACATTAGATTCAGTAGTAAATTCAGTAACAGGAACAGCAGAGAAGATGAAAAAAGATATGGTTGATACATTTAAGAGTGCTCTTGAAAAATCTGATAAAGCTACTGAAAATTTAGCTGAAAAGGTAAAAGAAACATTTACACTTGTATCTGATAAGACGAAAAACTTTTCAGAAAATTTCACATTTGATGTATCACAAAGCGCACGTAAAGTTGCCGATTCTGTCACTGAatcatttgataaaatgCCCGAAAAAGTTATTGATACATTCAATTATGTCTCCGATGGAGCACAAGatttttttgataaaatgAAACTTAATGTTAATGAACTTCTTGATACTTCCGGtacggtgactggtacTACGGGAGCTAACAGTACTAACCTTACCAAAGGTACTAGTACTGGAGTTGGTGGTACTAAGGTTACTAGTAATCAGACTAGTACTACTGGTACTATGGGTAGTACTACTACAGTaggaccaagcaccgttactgaGGATACTGCTAAGGGAgctactactactactaatactaatactactgGTACTGTTGATATGAAAAATGAAACTTCTAAAGAAACTGAATATGttgaagaagaagaagtTGTTGAAGGTGATTGGAAAGCACCAAAA gtAGAAgtaaaagaaataaaagTAGAAACAGgtgaagaagatgaagatgtATTCTGGAGTCAGAGATCGAAATTATATCGTTGGTCAACAGATACAGATGGTTCCGGAGTATGGAAAGAACGTGGATTAGGTGAATCTAAACTATTACGTCATAGAGAAACGGGTAAAATTAGATTCTTATTAAGGCAAGAAAAGACTTTTAAAGTAGTTGCAAATCATTATGTATGGCAGACAAATAATATGTGTAAACTTACACCTAATGTTGGAAGTGATAAAATTTGGGTCTGGACTGCACAAAATACTCTTGAAGATGGTAATAAAGTGGAACAACTCGCACTCAAATTCCCAAATGTCGAACAAGCACAACTCTTCAAAAACAAATTCGATGAAGCTGCTGAACTcaattccaaattattcaattaa
- a CDS encoding uncharacterized protein (Tap349h10.p1c.cand.51 - score = 11.10;~2 probable transmembrane helices predicted for TA07145 by TMHMM2.0 at aa 6-28 and 386-408;~Signal peptide predicted for TA07145 by SignalP 2.0 HMM (Signal peptide probability 0.726, signal anchor probability 0.252) with cleavage site probability 0.428 between residues 21 and 22), whose protein sequence is MKFEKIIIFFFFSIWLFFSKCTELFNILKEITLKHYGNITDELQLQILENKIKDSIIKASEMLNLENFESSNCEPNFTSFCPQNWYYLGDGIHCKAGFDYTGPCERVMDFTNKTPLDKLRISNECKIQWPCKVNKLKNFPNITKCPKFWYTYGIYVTVLVHTDLDIISLKGFLNPQRGSLTPKGAFYSYPKNICIPHESYMGICNPIPLEDLIKNKEKLTLKCDLEWDNNLFTNNLSNFNECPLGYNITPVTVTGPPNSNGPDSNSTNSTRDIGTTGASTVTKGKGANFMGTECTAKEAPFGAVTKDIGTVGASTVMEICIPDEKYKSKFKGQLYFKDLQDKLIKTYQYNLLWNFKILNEEYLDEKCPYQWKFDSNTSLCLSPSNYHVISIILFIKLLLLMYCIGTIFNFMKFDKKLKNIWSNICLADFYPNIKQIINKQIINENSIENSLKKKLEEKFYKNGAIERNFNIIKKNQINKIYTPNILQKQLKKLYNLKKSIDNSTNNLSTNDNFLSTLQYTIDKLEKKIISSSFIKISSNIIKQQCPYNWDVYENICIAPKSYQFFVPNCFTIISRYNIKSNPTCKLQFDEIVDEDYVREPCPEGWKIEQKLDGKYLRTICRIKFGEIKHNFIQCGTKVDFTNISPNFKRIWSYICNSKFPSKSSNSHTKCKENFYKKCPYDWKEDMNGCIAPNNYIGPCDKYIKFNEISTPELKQNFSRKCLAFWNCLNNCQKNYSQVLFKILIIWGS, encoded by the exons atgaaatttgagaaaataataatttttttctttttttctatttggttatttttttcaaaatgtacagaattatttaatatattaaaagaaaTTACACTTAAACATTATGGTAATATTACTGATGAACTTCAATTACAAA TATTGGAGAATAAGATTAAAGattcaataataaaagCAAGtgaaatgttaaatttggaaaattttgaatcaTCAAATTGTGAACCAAATTTCACTTCATTTTGTCCTCAAAATTGG TATTATTTGGGTGATGGTATACATTGTAAGGCCGGATTTGATTATACTGGTCCATGTGAAAGAGTTATGgattttacaaataaaaCTCCACTAGACAAATTACGAATTTCTAATGAATGTAAAATTCAATGGCCTTGtaaagttaataaattaaaaaattttccGAATATTACAAAATGTCCTAAATTTTGGTATACATATGGTATctacgttacggtgcttgtaCACACCGACTTAGATATTATCTCCCTAAAGGGGTTTCTTAACCCCCAAAGGGGCTCCCTAACCCCCAAAGGGGCTTTCTATAGTTATCCTA aaaatatatgTATACCACATGAAAGTTATATGGGAATTTGTAATCCAATACCATTAgaagatttaataaaaaataaagaaaaattaactttaaaatGTGATTTAGAATgggataataatttgtttactaataatttatcaaattttaatgaatgtCCATTAGGTTATAATATTActcccgttacggtgactggtccaCCAAACAGTAATGGACCTGAtagtaatagtactaatagtactagGGATATTGGTACCactggagcaagcaccgttactaagggaaagggagctaattttatgggTACAGAGTGTACTGCTAAGGAAGCCCCTTTCGGGGCTGttactaaggatattggtacagttggagcaagcaccgtaatggaaATATGTATACCagatgaaaaatataaaagtaaatttaaaggtcaattatattttaaagatttacaagataaattaattaaaacttatcaatacaatttattatg gaattttaaaatattgaatgAAGAATATTTGGATGAAAAATGTCCATATCAATGGAAATTTGATTCAAATACTTCATTATGTCTTTCACCATCAAATTATCATgttatttctattattctatttatcaagttattattattaatgtattGTATAGGGACCAT atttaattttatgaaatttgataagaaattaaaaaatatttggtcaaatatttgtttagcagatttttatccaaatattaaacaaattataaataaacaaattataaatgaaaattctATAGAAAATTCTTTGAAAAAGAAATTAGAagaaaaattttataaaaatggaGCAATAGAAcgaaattttaatataattaaaaaaaatcaaattaataaaatttatacaccaaatatattacaaaaacaattaaaaaaattatataatcttaaaaaatcaatagataattcaacaaataatttatcaactaatgataattttttatcaacaCTTCAA TATacaattgataaattagaaaagaaaataatttcatcaagttttattaaaatttcatcaaatattattaaacaaCAATGTCcat ATAATTGGGATGTATATGAGAATATATGTATAGCACCAAAAAGTTATCAATTTTTTGTACCAAATTGTTTTACAATAATTAGTCGTTACAATATCAAATCTAATCCAACATGCAAATTACAATT tgATGAAATTGTTGATGAAGATTATGTTAGAGAACCTTGTCCTGAGGGTTGGAAGATTGAACAAAAATTGGATGGCAAATATTTACGTACAATTTGTCGAATTAAATTTGGTGaaattaaacataatttCATACAATGTGGCACCAAAGTTGattttactaatatttctcctaattttaaaagaatttgGTCATATATTTGTAATAGTAAATTCCCATCAAAATCTTCCAATTCACATACCAAATgtaaagaaaatttttacaa AAAATGTCCATATGATTGGAAAGAAGATATGAATGGTTGTATAGCaccaaataattatattggACCATgtgataaatatataaaatttaatgaaatatcAACACCAGAacttaaacaaaattttagtCGAAAATGTTTAGCATTTTGGaattgtttaaataattgtcaaaaaaattattcacaagtactttttaaaatattaattatttggGGTAGTTAA
- a CDS encoding splicing factor 3b subunit, putative, which translates to MPVLYNLTLKKPTGVTASVQGSFSAPKAQEFVVARSHILELYSLNSLGKLQQLVSVEAFGIVRALAAFRLTGALKDYLAVTSDSGRLVILEYSTQTNSFKRIHSETYGKTGVRRIVPGQYLAVDPKGRAIMIGAIERQKFVYILNRDTKANLTISSPLEAHKSHSICFDLVALEVGYENPMFASLEQSYENVDAMQIDINTPQLESNLNTMDLDSLNGVDSNRGMGSHTGMGSHTGMGSHNMNSHSGMDPRNGMESDVVLNSELLRKGLSFWEMDLGLNHVVKKVTLPVDLSAHLLVPVPGGPGGVLVCCENYLVYKNLEHPDVFCSYPRRLEMSESQTLLITNYSVHKMKDFFFILLLSEYGDLYKIELSHDDNTVSEVVIRYFDTVDVGISMCILRSGYLFIGSESGDHKLYQFTSLDNGDKDVICTSLHPDAKNAIIAFKPRVLQNLVVVDRMSSMGLVVDMKVADVMGLNNYDIFVACGRWYNSRLKCLRYGFNTEELAFNELPGRPKHVFTIKSLESNFDEYIIISFQGNTLVLSIGEAVEEVTDSFFLTSITTLHCCYMSYRNGVSSSGVGGVSGVSGVGTVTNGVPVTGGTGITRGIYVQIHDGGYRYLSGDIIKEWKVQSTKRVKLADNNDTQLILVLTGGEIIYFQLTDTEVPELVEVGRRNLSTEITCLAIQHPNSGTKAEFCCCGSIDNIVRIMKLDKNLKLCSSQILGNNSLPESVTLLTNDEIYLYVGLNNGVLIRNTLDMIGNLIDQESRFMGTKPLKLKLLQYMEKQCLILMSIKTYIIIPNYPNNNNLDILPLYIQSNVIDTVDTRDSIRDGTRDSMRDNTVDSIDTFNSLLCLNGFVCILGNNLKIFRCIINGDVFSEITIPLEYTPRKLLLLPSNLCNIPSTQMGVHGVQGMGSQMGVQSIGSQGVGSQMTSGIGSQGISMMGKLNVLILIVESDYNSYNIEQVEEINKEMMSIKLEGDNFEVMELKNYRAGVGKWSSCIRIINPINLETIAKLLFTENEAATTAYTCILNSIQLLIVGTIKNAHLYPTHMDVNDEVESCIRVYEYDSNYNNLVNGFNIKLLHITNTKGWIRCFNNYENKLLLCAIGSKLRMYSLGKKQMLLKGEHRSLTSHGFMDIKVIGSRIYCGDIRESVQLLRIKFYGEDLGEFELTTTSTGPRWLSSMELLDYSTVIAGDKFDSIFVSRVPHNEDVVRSNYFEYHNQFHLGDIVTSFQRVRINPIHSEVVLYTTLMGSIGVLVPFVSKDELDFLQHLEMLMCNQIDTVTGREVQMFRSYYFPVQNIVDGDLCEMYMTLDDKYNIANQLNLKVNEIIKKLKNIRNRIF; encoded by the exons atgccagtattatataatttaacattaaaGAAGCCTACGGGTGTAACGGCTAGTGTTCAAGGTAGTTTTTCAGCTCCAAAAGCACAAGAGTTTGTAGTAGCACGTTCACATATACTTGAACTTTATagtttaaattcattaggGAAATTACAACAACTTGTTAGTGTTGAAGCTTTTGGTATTGTAAGAGCACTTGCAGCTTTTAGACTTACTGGAGCATTAAAAGATTATCTTGCCGTCACATCTGATAGTGGTCGATTAGTGATTCTAGAATATTCAACACAAACCAATTCATTCAAAAGAATACATTCCGAAACTTATGGAAAAACTG GTGTTAGAAGAATAGTACCAGGACAATATTTAGCAGTAGATCCAAAAGGACGTGCAATAATGATAGGTGCAATAGAGCGTCagaaatttgtatatatattaaaccGAGACACTAAGGCAAATTTAACAATCAGTTCACCATTAGAAGCACATAAAAGTCATTCAATATGTTTTGATTTAGTAGCATTGGAAGTGGGATATGAAAATCCAATGTTCGCATCATTAGAACAATCATATGAAAATGTTGATGCTATGCAAATTGATATTAATACACCACAATTAGAATCTAATCTTAATACTATGGATTTAGATTCACTGAATGGTGTGGATTCCAACAGAGGAATGGGTTCACACACAGGAATGGGTTCACACACAGGAATGGGTTCACACAATATGAACTCACACAGTGGAATGGATCCACGTAATGGAATGGAATCAGATGTAGTATTGAATTCTGAATTATTACGTAAAGGATTATCATTTTGGGAGATGGATTTGGGATTGAATCATGTAGTAAAGAAGGTGACATTACCAGTAGATTTGTCAGCACACTTGTTGGTACCAGTACCAGGAGGACCAGGAGGAGTATTAGTATGTTGTGAGAATTATTTAGTATACAAGAATTTGGAGCATCCAGATGTTTTTTGTTCATACCCAAGACGTTTGGAGATGTCAGAATCACAAACGTTGTTGATAACGAACTATTCAGTACATAAGATGAAGGATTTTTTCTTCATACTGCTGTTATCAGAGTATGGAGACTTGTATAAGATCGAGTTATCACATGATGACAATACAGTGAGTGAGGTGGTGATTCGATATTTTGATACAGTAGACGTGGGAATTTCAATGTGTATACTAAGATCAGGTTACTTATTCATAGGTTCAGAATCAGGAGATCACAAGTTATACCAATTTACATCATTAGACAATGGAGACAAGGATGTAATATGTACAAGTTTACATCCAGACGCTAAAAATGCCATCATAGCGTTTAAGCCAAGGGTATTACAGAATTTAGTAGTAGTGGATAGAATGAGTTCGATGGGATTAGTAGTGGATATGAAAGTGGCCGATGTCATGggattaaataattatgatATATTTGTAGCATGTGGTCGTTGGTACAATTCACGTCTTAAATGTTTAAGATATGGTTTCAATACTGAGGAATTAGCTTTCAATGAGTTACCTGGACGTCCTAAACATGTCTTCACCATCAAATCTCTAGAATCCAATTTTgatgaatatattatcatCTCATTTCAAGGTAATACACTTGTATTATCTATTGGTGAAGCTGTAGAAGAAGTAACTGattcattttttttaaCATCAATAACAACATTACATTGTTGTTACATGTCATACCGTAACGGAGTTAGTAGTAGTGGAGTAGGAGGAGTGAGTGGAGTAAGTGGAGTAGGTACTGTTACTAATGGAGTACCTGTTACTGGTGGTACGGGTATTACTAGAGGAATATATGTACAAATACATGATGGTGGATATAGATATTTATCAGgtgatataataaaagaatGGAAAGTACAATCAACAAAAAGAGTAAAATTGGCAGATAATAATGATACACAATTGATATTAGTATTGACTGGAGgtgaaataatatatttccAACTTACAGATACGGAAGTACCAGAATTGGTAGAAGTAGGTAGAAGGAATTTATCAACAGAAATAACATGTTTAGCAATACAACATCCCAATTCTGGTACTAAAGCTGAATTCTGTTGTTGTGGTAgtattgataatattgtacgaattatgaaattagataaaaatcTCAAATTATGTTCATCACAAATATTAGGAAATAATTCATTACCAGAATCTGTAACATTACTTACAA atgatgaaatatatttatatgttGGATTGAATAATGGTGTATTAATACGTAATACATTGGATATGATAGGTAATTTAATAGATCAAGAATCAAGATTTATGGGTACGAAaccattaaaattaaaattattacagTATATGGAAAAACAATGTTTAATCTTAATGAGTATTAAGacttatattattatacccaattatccaaataataataatcttGATATATTaccattatatatacaatcCAATGTTATTGATACGGTGGATACTAGAGATAGTATTAGAGATGGTACTAGGGATAGTATGAGAGATAATACAGTGGATAGTATTGATACATTTAATAGTTTATTATGTTTAAATGGATTTGTATGTATATTGggaaataatttgaaaatattccgttgtataattaatggTGATGTATTTAGTGAAATTACTATACCATTAGAATATACACcaagaaaattattattattaccatCAAACTTATGTAATATACCGAGTACACAGATGGGTGTACATGGAGTACAAGGTATGGGATCACAGATGGGAGTACAAAGTATAGGATCACAAGGTGTTGGATCACAGATGACATCTGGTATAGGATCACAAGGTATTAGTATGATGggaaaattaaatgtattaatattaatagtagAATCAGATTATAATTCATATAATATAGAACAAgtagaagaaataaataaagaaatgaTGTCGATAAAGTTGGAAGGAGACAATTTTGAAGTAATggaattgaaaaattatagaGCAGGAGTGGGGAAATGGAGTTCATGTataagaataattaatccaataaatttagaaacTATAGCCAAATTGTTATTTACTGAAAATGAAGCAGCTACTACAGCATATActtgtatattaaattcaatacAATTGTTGATAGTTGGGACTATTAAAAATGCACATTTATATCCAACACACA TGGATGTAAATGATGAAGTGGAAAGTTGTATACGTGTATATGAATATGATTcgaattataataatttggtgAATGGATTTAATATAAAGTTATTACATATAACAAATACGAAGGGATGGATCCGTTGTTTTAACAATTAtgaaaacaaattattattatgtgCCATTGGAAGTAAATTGAGAATGTATTCATTGGGTAAGAAGCAAATGTTATTGAAAGGAGAACATCGTAGTCTAACAAGTCATGGATTTATGGATATAAAGGTGATTGGGAGTAGAATATACTGTGGAGACATAAGAGAAAGTGTACAGTTACTGAGAATAAAATTCTATGGTGAGGATCTTGGGGAATTTGAATTAACAACTACCAGTACAGGCCCACGCTGGTTATCAAGTATGGAATTATTAGACTACAGTACAGTAATAGCTGGTGATAAATTCGATTCCATATTTGTATCCAGAGTACCACATAACGAAGATGTAGTACGGAGTAACTATTTTGAATATCATAACCAATTCCATCTCGGAGACATTGTGACATCATTTCAGAGGGTAAGAATTAATCCAATACACTCAGAAGTGGTATTATACACTACTTTGATGGGTTCAATTGGTGTATTGGTACCATTTGTAAGTAAAGATGAGTTGGACTTTCTACAGCATTTGGAAATGCTCATGTGCAACCAAATTGATACCGTCACTGGAAGAGAAGTACAAATGTTCAGAAGTTATTATTTCCCAGTACAAAATATCGTCGATGGTGATTTATGTGAAATGTACATGACATTagatgataaatataatattgccaatcaattaaatttaaaagttaatgaaattattaaaaaattaaaaaatatcaGAAATCGTATTTTCTAA
- a CDS encoding uncharacterized protein (Tap349h10.p1c.C.cand.177 - score = 14.24;~Signal peptide predicted for TA07130 by SignalP 2.0 HMM (Signal peptide probability 1.000, signal anchor probability 0.000) with cleavage site probability 0.974 between residues 17 and 18): MKFVILALLALASGLHAEKLNLKDLGFVLFGKYGEGTKTSVAAGACPLGTLPATVFLHKTFSKGGKFFTWVRPVHGKVDELVCGNLAVWKAAAGEVLLDLHFVGNKDSEKFVHLELFHPAVGSHHVFLKFAAAGTLEAHLGMAAFVAGVHGLVEGLPALEGLPAHPFVHALAAHAAHLAHHGVHAALSDVGGLVVPA, encoded by the coding sequence ATGAAGTTTGTTATATTAGCTTTACTTGCTTTGGCATCTGGACTCCATGCCGAGAAGTTGAACCTCAAAGACCTAGGCTTTGTACTTTTTGGAAAATATGGTGAAGGTACTAAAACCTCTGTCGCAGCTGGCGCTTGCCCACTCGGAACTCTTCCAGCCACTGTATTCCTTCACAAGACCTTTTCAAAGGGAGGTAAATTCTTTACATGGGTTAGACCAGTACATGGTAAGGTTGATGAATTAGTATGTGGAAACCTTGCTGTTTGGAAGGCTGCTGCTGGTGAAGTACTTCTTGACTTGCACTTTGTAGGTAACAAGGATTCTGAGAAGTTTGTCCATTTGGAACTCTTCCACCCAGCTGTAGGTTCTCACCACGTATTCCTTAAATTCGCTGCCGCTGGTACTCTTGAAGCTCATCTTGGTATGGCAGCCTTTGTAGCTGGTGTTCATGGATTAGTCGAAGGACTTCCTGCTCTTGAAGGACTTCCCGCACATCCATTTGTCCATGCATTGGCTGCTCATGCTGCACATCTTGCCCATCATGGTGTTCATGCTGCACTAAGTGACGTTGGTGGTCTTGTTGTTCCTGcataa